From the Pseudomonadota bacterium genome, one window contains:
- a CDS encoding DEAD/DEAH box helicase family protein produces the protein MAETPAGEGMQGANKQGANKQGANKQDAKMQGAEMQGAGMQGAREQGADPAPTRAGITLGFAAGTLEIRGVAREADTLPECCLWDARAACFRAPAATYAAVVRHLSRAGLAFEDHARAYACLESALCVHRTPRPYQKDALQAWQSQQGRGVIVLPTGAGKTQVGVMAIDATRRSTLVVAPTLDLVRQWYDVVRTAFASKVGVIGGGEYTLEPLTVTTYDSAYLHMEHIGARFGLIVFDECHHLPGATYALAARLSLAPYRLGLTATPERGDGREAELDELIGPVAYRRDIVELSGSYLAQYETERIGVELAPLERAEYERERRIYLAFLRAQGIRMGTKTGWSDFVMRAARSEEGQRAMTAYRRQRELAFTAPAKLEYVEHLLRLHRHDRSLLFTQDNATAYALSRRFLIPAITHQTKVSERSQILDGLRDGTYHAVVTSKVLNEGVDVPSANVAIVVSGSGSVREHVQRLGRILRKQDNKHALLYELVTLETSEGNTSERRREHVAYR, from the coding sequence GTGGCTGAAACGCCGGCCGGTGAAGGGATGCAGGGCGCCAACAAGCAGGGCGCCAACAAGCAGGGCGCCAACAAGCAGGACGCCAAGATGCAGGGCGCCGAGATGCAGGGCGCCGGGATGCAGGGCGCCAGGGAGCAGGGCGCCGACCCGGCACCGACCCGGGCCGGGATCACGCTGGGCTTCGCGGCCGGGACCCTCGAGATCCGTGGCGTGGCGCGCGAGGCAGACACGTTGCCCGAGTGCTGTTTGTGGGACGCGCGCGCCGCCTGTTTTCGTGCCCCGGCCGCGACATACGCGGCCGTGGTGCGCCACCTTTCGCGGGCGGGCCTCGCCTTCGAAGATCACGCGCGCGCCTACGCCTGTCTCGAGTCGGCCCTGTGCGTTCATCGCACCCCCAGGCCGTACCAGAAGGATGCGCTGCAGGCCTGGCAAAGCCAGCAAGGCCGCGGCGTGATCGTGCTCCCGACCGGTGCCGGCAAGACTCAGGTTGGCGTGATGGCGATCGACGCTACCCGCCGCTCCACGCTCGTCGTTGCCCCGACCCTGGACCTGGTGCGTCAATGGTACGATGTCGTTCGCACGGCGTTTGCGAGCAAGGTCGGTGTGATTGGCGGGGGCGAGTACACGCTCGAGCCGCTCACGGTCACGACCTACGACTCGGCCTATCTGCACATGGAGCACATCGGTGCGCGTTTCGGCTTGATCGTGTTCGACGAGTGTCACCACCTTCCGGGCGCCACCTATGCGCTCGCGGCGCGCCTGTCCCTGGCTCCCTACCGGCTGGGTTTGACCGCGACCCCCGAGCGCGGGGACGGTCGCGAAGCCGAGCTGGACGAGCTGATAGGGCCGGTCGCGTACCGGCGTGACATCGTGGAGCTGTCCGGCAGCTACCTCGCGCAGTACGAAACCGAGCGCATCGGGGTGGAGCTTGCGCCCTTGGAACGGGCCGAGTACGAACGCGAGCGTCGCATCTACCTTGCGTTCCTGCGGGCGCAGGGCATTCGCATGGGCACCAAGACCGGTTGGTCTGACTTCGTGATGCGGGCGGCACGCAGCGAGGAAGGGCAGCGTGCGATGACGGCCTATCGCCGGCAGCGCGAGCTCGCCTTCACGGCGCCCGCAAAGCTCGAGTACGTCGAGCACCTGCTGCGCCTGCACCGGCACGATCGTTCGCTGCTCTTCACCCAGGACAACGCCACCGCCTACGCCCTGTCGCGGCGTTTCTTGATTCCAGCCATCACCCACCAGACCAAGGTCAGCGAGCGCAGCCAGATCCTCGATGGCCTCAGGGATGGCACCTACCACGCGGTGGTCACCTCGAAGGTGCTCAACGAGGGCGTGGATGTACCGTCGGCGAACGTCGCCATCGTGGTTTCCGGAAGCGGCTCGGTGCGCGAGCACGTGCAGCGGCTGGGGCGCATCCTGCGCAAGCAGGACAACAAGCACGCGCTGCTCTACGAGCTCGTGACGCTCGAGACCAGCGAGGGCAACACGAGCGAGCGGCGCAGGGAGCACGTTGCTTACCGCTGA